In Candidatus Aramenus sp. CH1, the following proteins share a genomic window:
- a CDS encoding protease pro-enzyme activation domain-containing protein has protein sequence MEFRYSIFLTTLVILGILGSVPLGSTGVSGTTLQVHLSGFKVVGTLSSDTNVVFAVFLPLKNEGYLFYYAEAVSNPSSPLYHKFLSQQQVEKLFYPVQTYEYVLNQLKQDGFNVLFTASDSVIVAEGTVAQVHKYLGVSYEVFSNGTVSYYSAYGVPRVPGFIYSSNVSEIVFSHPTTLVTQKDVLSPPVPNYTAPIEAYWGTALQKVYNATALYAKGDEGQGRAIGILDFFGDPYIYQQLVYYDKVTGLPNPPSFKVVPIGPYNPNLGITTGWAGEISLDVEIAHTMAPEANITLFIANGALPLASIIAEIDSLDNVNVVSQSFSIPESFFSLFNAQAFYACVVETDVYYAMGNAEGITFLASSGDAGGSGYSNGPLGTVGYPATSPFVTAVGGTTTYVQFPGSSYQTAWSNYGFVPNDVNYGGSTGGISEIEPKPFYQWSLTTPSSYPNGKEIPDISANANIYPGIYIVFPGNQTFITGGTSEASPLTAGLLTLVMDYVNSSLGNVNPMLYELAYNSSTYSKVFNPITFGYNIPWTASFGYNLVTGWGTLNVGELAWYASKVEREPSLSVVVNVENATGQTPVEFFPGEVMRVLANVTNNGTEVTSGKFYAAVESTEGNLTIVPLVYSPSLGMWTANVTLPSDANGVLFVNVYGTSDGLSGKGFFETFSGYYVQFLFPMTFIPVYTGLPTPVVANVTNVYGEQATSPVTVNIYYYNPLKNEYSLVNNITLTPVSGATLGLPGLIWVSLLPQLPVGDLYISATNAFGYVSFTNGIYLQSLFVLPQVIAEPGAVYPGQYLLVEGNVVPPVQTGQSTSLQNGLPVSNNIEVGSNITAELVSLSGKVVSTASIPFNGIEYLGYLYVPNVTSGLYMVFLNASYDSITLGENVTGFFYGEVYVGPQSLVNVKVTNYAYEGQTVEFTADVTYSNGTPVTFGMFSATVYPQQLSGQYSTISQILEVPLWYNATLGQWEGNFTLPSAESPGNLTYDQGVYYYGAPFEILITGVSSLGSPTSTALSHAKTFYVLPYTEIEGKTLDGFQSYYAYLVKDMIAGNVTLMDDVMYNDTVEGQVKVVDSNASDVTFYNSDVLLYQVQGSGLTFVNSKVVVMGSDVEGIKLVNSSISYSQSVLNGISPALPTVSFVSPSEASNLTGNVTVKVTITGDDVAKDYLYLDGARLATFTGNGTFTYTLDTASYPDGTYNLTFVAVQADGMSSSSSVLVNFNNELSSLSQGYSNLSQKYQNLSTKLTSLEESLASNASTLSSGIASLNNNLNGVKSALSDVGVLAVIALIVGVVGIALALRKRPQG, from the coding sequence ATGGAGTTTAGGTACTCTATATTTTTAACAACTCTGGTTATTTTGGGAATACTAGGTTCAGTACCTCTAGGCTCTACAGGGGTATCTGGGACAACCCTGCAGGTCCACCTCTCCGGCTTCAAAGTAGTGGGAACCCTAAGCTCCGACACCAACGTGGTATTTGCGGTCTTCTTACCCTTAAAGAACGAGGGGTACCTCTTCTACTACGCCGAGGCTGTGTCTAACCCCTCCTCTCCCCTCTACCACAAGTTCCTATCGCAACAGCAGGTGGAGAAGCTCTTCTACCCAGTGCAAACATACGAGTACGTCTTAAACCAGCTGAAGCAGGACGGCTTCAACGTTCTGTTTACTGCCTCTGACTCAGTCATAGTAGCAGAAGGCACTGTGGCCCAAGTCCACAAGTACCTGGGAGTGTCGTATGAGGTCTTTAGCAACGGTACAGTATCCTATTACTCCGCCTATGGGGTGCCTAGAGTTCCAGGGTTTATCTACTCAAGTAATGTGAGCGAGATAGTGTTCTCCCACCCGACCACCTTGGTCACACAGAAGGACGTGTTGAGCCCGCCCGTACCTAACTACACTGCCCCCATAGAGGCTTATTGGGGCACTGCCCTGCAAAAGGTCTACAACGCCACAGCGCTCTACGCCAAGGGCGACGAGGGACAGGGAAGGGCAATAGGCATCCTCGACTTCTTCGGTGACCCTTACATATACCAGCAATTAGTGTACTACGACAAGGTAACTGGCCTCCCCAACCCGCCCAGCTTTAAGGTAGTACCTATAGGCCCCTACAACCCCAACCTCGGAATAACCACGGGCTGGGCAGGGGAGATAAGCCTAGACGTGGAGATTGCCCACACTATGGCCCCTGAGGCAAACATCACCCTATTTATTGCAAACGGTGCCCTACCATTGGCCTCCATAATAGCGGAGATAGACAGTCTCGACAACGTCAACGTAGTTTCGCAGAGCTTTTCCATTCCAGAGTCGTTCTTTAGCCTGTTCAACGCACAAGCGTTCTACGCGTGCGTAGTGGAGACAGACGTGTACTACGCTATGGGCAACGCTGAGGGCATAACATTCCTTGCAAGCAGTGGGGACGCAGGTGGCTCAGGGTACAGCAACGGTCCTCTAGGCACAGTTGGCTATCCTGCCACCTCTCCCTTCGTGACTGCTGTGGGAGGAACTACCACCTATGTCCAGTTCCCAGGGTCAAGCTACCAGACAGCGTGGTCCAACTACGGCTTCGTGCCTAACGACGTAAACTACGGAGGTTCAACTGGAGGGATAAGCGAGATAGAGCCTAAGCCCTTCTATCAGTGGTCGCTGACGACTCCTAGTAGCTACCCCAACGGCAAGGAGATCCCAGATATATCTGCAAATGCCAACATTTACCCTGGGATCTACATAGTCTTCCCTGGCAACCAGACCTTTATAACTGGTGGAACCAGTGAGGCCTCGCCCTTAACTGCGGGACTCCTAACGTTGGTGATGGACTACGTCAACAGTAGCCTAGGAAACGTGAACCCCATGCTCTACGAGCTGGCTTACAACTCCTCCACCTACAGCAAGGTGTTCAACCCAATCACTTTTGGTTACAACATACCGTGGACTGCCAGCTTTGGATACAACCTAGTTACCGGTTGGGGCACCCTCAACGTAGGGGAGTTGGCATGGTATGCAAGTAAAGTGGAAAGGGAGCCGTCCCTAAGTGTGGTTGTAAACGTGGAGAACGCTACTGGGCAGACTCCCGTGGAGTTCTTCCCAGGGGAAGTAATGAGGGTGCTGGCTAACGTAACGAACAACGGCACTGAGGTCACCTCCGGGAAGTTCTACGCTGCAGTCGAGTCGACTGAGGGCAACTTGACCATAGTTCCGTTAGTTTACAGCCCATCCCTAGGTATGTGGACAGCCAACGTCACTCTACCCAGCGACGCTAACGGCGTACTCTTCGTAAATGTTTATGGGACATCTGACGGGTTGAGTGGAAAGGGCTTCTTCGAGACCTTCAGCGGATATTATGTACAGTTCCTCTTCCCAATGACCTTTATCCCAGTTTACACTGGCCTTCCTACGCCAGTAGTAGCCAACGTAACGAACGTCTACGGGGAGCAGGCCACGTCCCCTGTGACTGTGAACATCTACTATTACAACCCGCTGAAAAACGAGTATTCCCTAGTTAACAACATTACTCTTACGCCAGTCAGCGGCGCCACATTAGGGTTACCTGGCCTAATTTGGGTATCTCTGCTACCACAGCTACCAGTAGGTGATCTGTACATCTCTGCTACCAACGCTTTCGGTTATGTGTCGTTCACCAACGGGATCTACCTGCAATCCCTCTTCGTTCTTCCACAAGTGATAGCGGAGCCTGGGGCTGTATACCCAGGGCAATACCTACTTGTTGAGGGCAACGTGGTACCCCCTGTACAAACGGGTCAGAGCACCTCTCTACAAAACGGACTTCCAGTATCTAACAACATAGAAGTAGGCTCCAACATAACAGCAGAACTAGTGAGCCTTTCTGGGAAAGTAGTAAGTACTGCAAGTATTCCCTTCAATGGAATAGAGTACTTAGGTTACTTATACGTACCTAACGTGACCTCCGGGCTTTACATGGTTTTCCTCAACGCAAGCTACGATTCGATAACGCTGGGCGAGAACGTTACTGGGTTCTTCTACGGAGAGGTCTACGTTGGCCCCCAGTCCTTGGTTAACGTCAAAGTAACGAATTACGCCTATGAGGGGCAGACGGTTGAGTTCACTGCAGACGTGACCTACTCTAACGGCACTCCAGTCACTTTTGGCATGTTCTCGGCCACGGTATACCCACAACAGCTCTCCGGCCAGTACTCGACCATCAGTCAAATCCTAGAGGTCCCGCTGTGGTATAACGCCACGCTTGGGCAATGGGAGGGGAACTTCACCCTGCCCTCTGCGGAGTCCCCAGGGAACCTCACTTACGATCAAGGGGTTTACTACTATGGCGCTCCCTTCGAGATCCTGATTACTGGAGTATCTAGCTTGGGTTCCCCCACTTCTACGGCCTTGAGCCATGCGAAGACGTTCTACGTGTTACCTTACACGGAAATAGAGGGGAAGACGTTAGATGGCTTCCAGTCCTACTACGCTTACCTAGTTAAAGACATGATAGCAGGCAACGTAACGCTGATGGACGACGTGATGTACAACGACACTGTTGAGGGGCAGGTAAAGGTGGTGGACTCCAACGCTAGTGACGTGACCTTCTACAACTCCGATGTGTTGCTCTACCAGGTCCAGGGAAGTGGACTTACCTTCGTCAACTCTAAGGTAGTGGTCATGGGCTCAGACGTGGAAGGGATTAAACTAGTTAATTCGTCTATCTCCTACTCCCAGTCTGTGCTGAACGGCATATCTCCTGCCCTACCTACTGTGAGCTTCGTTTCCCCTAGCGAGGCTTCAAACTTGACTGGTAACGTAACAGTAAAGGTAACCATTACAGGGGATGACGTGGCAAAGGACTACCTCTACTTGGACGGGGCAAGGCTGGCCACGTTTACTGGCAACGGCACTTTCACCTACACCTTGGACACAGCTAGCTACCCAGACGGGACGTATAACTTGACCTTCGTGGCAGTCCAAGCTGATGGGATGAGCTCTTCCTCAAGCGTCCTCGTCAACTTCAACAACGAGCTGTCCTCCCTTTCCCAGGGGTACTCCAACCTCTCGCAGAAGTACCAGAACTTGTCCACCAAGCTTACCAGCCTTGAGGAGAGCCTAGCGTCCAACGCGTCGACGTTGAGCTCCGGCATAGCCTCACTGAACAACAACCTAAACGGCGTGAAGTCGGCCCTCTCCGACGTAGGAGTACTTGCCGTGATTGCCTTGATAGTTGGGGTTGTAGGGATAGCGCTAGCCTTAAGGAAGAGGCCACAAGGCTAA
- a CDS encoding aldehyde dehydrogenase, which translates to MDRVQNLFINGEWVKPSSDEYLNKYNPSTGELYGKFASASREDADRAIDAAYEAQKKWEKLTSVERSKYLYRLIDLIRESREELENLLMDEVGKPRKEAAQEVDGVIDQLQYYAEFARKITGDVVEGTKPERVIFQYKVPYGVVLAITPWNFPAAMIARKIGPALITGNTVVLKPSSDTPLVAGWIVEKVRQAGFPPGTVNLVTGKGSVIGDYLTSHKKVAVITLTGESRTGVQVMKSASSIMAKVILELGGKAPFIVWKDADLELAAKVLMWAKYWNAGQSCIAAERLYVHEAVYDKFLQLFMEKTRQLKIGEPRSSDMGPLINSQQWNKVSGFVVRAVAHGAQILYGGKKPELPDRYSKGFFYMPTILTNVTQDMEIFREEIFGPVIGAMKVSDDFDEVIRLANDSDYGLASYLFTRDVSLAMKAAREIKFGELYVNMPGPEATQGYHTGFRLSGQAGENSKYGVEEYVKVKNVYVDYSKDPTEGEVIPPYT; encoded by the coding sequence ATGGATAGAGTTCAGAACCTTTTTATAAACGGAGAGTGGGTAAAGCCCTCCTCTGACGAGTACCTCAATAAGTACAACCCGAGCACTGGGGAGCTCTACGGGAAGTTCGCCTCCGCGTCTAGAGAAGACGCAGACAGGGCAATCGACGCTGCATACGAGGCGCAAAAGAAGTGGGAGAAGTTAACTTCAGTGGAGAGGAGCAAGTACTTGTACAGGCTAATAGACCTCATAAGGGAGAGCAGGGAGGAGTTGGAAAACCTCCTAATGGACGAGGTAGGGAAACCGAGAAAAGAGGCAGCGCAAGAGGTAGACGGAGTAATAGACCAACTCCAGTACTACGCCGAGTTCGCCAGGAAGATAACCGGGGACGTAGTTGAGGGAACAAAGCCGGAGAGGGTGATCTTCCAGTACAAGGTTCCCTACGGCGTAGTCTTGGCCATAACCCCCTGGAACTTCCCGGCTGCAATGATAGCGAGGAAAATAGGCCCCGCCTTGATAACTGGGAACACTGTTGTGCTCAAGCCGTCGTCGGACACCCCACTCGTAGCCGGTTGGATAGTGGAGAAGGTCAGGCAAGCCGGCTTCCCTCCTGGGACAGTTAACTTGGTCACCGGGAAGGGAAGCGTTATAGGAGACTACTTGACCTCCCACAAGAAAGTGGCTGTGATAACTTTAACTGGTGAGTCTAGGACAGGGGTGCAGGTGATGAAGTCGGCCTCTTCCATAATGGCCAAGGTGATCCTGGAACTTGGAGGGAAGGCGCCGTTCATAGTCTGGAAGGACGCAGACCTTGAGCTGGCCGCCAAGGTGCTAATGTGGGCCAAGTATTGGAACGCCGGACAGTCCTGCATAGCTGCGGAGAGGCTCTACGTACACGAGGCCGTGTACGACAAGTTCCTACAGCTCTTCATGGAGAAGACGAGGCAACTGAAGATAGGTGAACCTAGGTCGAGCGACATGGGGCCCTTGATAAACAGCCAGCAGTGGAATAAGGTGTCAGGCTTCGTGGTGAGGGCTGTGGCACATGGGGCCCAGATACTATATGGAGGTAAAAAGCCAGAGCTCCCGGACAGGTACTCCAAGGGGTTCTTCTACATGCCCACAATACTCACCAACGTGACGCAGGACATGGAGATCTTCAGGGAGGAGATCTTCGGCCCCGTTATCGGCGCAATGAAGGTCTCGGACGACTTCGACGAAGTCATAAGGCTGGCGAACGACTCAGACTACGGGCTTGCCTCTTACTTGTTCACAAGGGACGTGTCGTTGGCCATGAAGGCGGCCAGGGAGATCAAGTTCGGGGAGCTCTACGTCAACATGCCCGGTCCAGAGGCAACACAAGGGTACCACACTGGGTTCAGGCTATCGGGACAAGCTGGGGAGAACTCCAAGTACGGCGTAGAGGAGTACGTAAAGGTGAAGAACGTGTACGTCGACTACAGCAAGGACCCCACTGAAGGAGAGGTCATACCTCCTTACACGTGA
- a CDS encoding AAA family ATPase, with protein sequence MNASEIISIATDVVYVLFFLVPLIFYLMMIRANLYSRKKVRKTAYIPAVRWEDVFDRREVKERLEKIAEEVSKGRTYGVILFGPPGTGKTMMAKALANKMEWNFFELKANDVLSKWYGESEYLLYSFLSEVENNAPAVLFIDELDGFAMSREGEIHEVTHRLVNILLTKLQEFHDKSLKLLVIGATNIPQEIDEAFLRPGRFDEVLFVPLPDEKEREEIWRGYVKLEGIDYSLLAKKSYRYSPADIKLVAERVLSEVSSPKTEDFLKYLEVYKPSVSISTLVKFETIARKYSRTKIKVHYYGVPDVRWDDLGDLEEVKKVIRESIELPLKKREFAEKIGIKPVKGVLLYGPPGTGKTSIAKALANEVNASFIVISGDEVSSAGLLKAPEIISEKFNIAKDNAPAIVFIDEVDMIARARSFNEWRNALTQLLTEMDGLRNFSDIIVVGATNRPWDLDPAILRPGRFDKVIYVPPPDEEGRFKVLKVLIKGLEVDDETLRELARATQLYTPSDLKLVVEEVKRDLLRESVETGTLRTRVTMDDFRKVLSRVKPSVTQEQLKMYENFTKR encoded by the coding sequence GTGAACGCCTCGGAGATCATAAGTATAGCCACTGACGTGGTTTACGTACTCTTCTTCCTTGTGCCCCTAATCTTTTACCTTATGATGATAAGGGCAAATCTCTACTCTAGGAAGAAGGTGAGGAAGACCGCTTACATCCCCGCTGTGAGGTGGGAAGACGTATTTGACAGGAGGGAGGTAAAGGAGAGACTAGAGAAGATAGCGGAGGAGGTGAGCAAGGGGAGGACTTACGGGGTCATCCTATTTGGCCCCCCTGGCACTGGGAAGACCATGATGGCCAAGGCCCTGGCCAATAAGATGGAGTGGAACTTCTTTGAACTTAAGGCCAACGACGTCTTAAGCAAGTGGTATGGAGAGAGCGAGTACTTGCTCTACTCCTTCCTCAGCGAGGTAGAGAACAACGCGCCTGCGGTGCTCTTCATAGACGAGCTAGACGGGTTCGCCATGAGCAGGGAAGGGGAGATACACGAGGTAACGCACAGGCTGGTGAACATATTGCTCACTAAGTTGCAAGAGTTCCACGACAAGTCGCTGAAGCTCTTGGTCATAGGGGCAACCAACATACCGCAGGAGATCGACGAGGCCTTCCTGAGGCCAGGCAGGTTCGACGAAGTGCTGTTCGTCCCTCTGCCGGACGAAAAGGAGAGGGAGGAGATATGGAGAGGGTACGTCAAGCTTGAAGGGATAGACTACTCTCTGCTAGCTAAGAAGAGCTATAGATATTCCCCTGCAGACATAAAGCTAGTGGCAGAGAGAGTCCTCTCCGAGGTTAGCTCCCCCAAAACGGAGGACTTCCTCAAGTACCTAGAGGTATACAAGCCCTCAGTGTCGATATCCACTTTGGTGAAGTTCGAGACCATAGCCAGGAAGTACTCGAGGACTAAGATTAAGGTCCACTACTACGGCGTCCCTGACGTTAGGTGGGACGACCTAGGGGACCTTGAGGAGGTGAAGAAGGTGATAAGGGAGTCCATAGAGCTACCCTTGAAGAAAAGGGAGTTCGCCGAGAAGATCGGCATAAAGCCGGTAAAGGGCGTTTTGCTCTACGGCCCCCCTGGCACTGGGAAGACCAGCATAGCGAAGGCCTTGGCAAATGAGGTAAATGCGTCGTTCATAGTCATCTCCGGGGACGAAGTGTCCTCAGCGGGCCTCCTCAAGGCGCCGGAAATAATCTCAGAGAAGTTCAACATAGCTAAGGACAACGCTCCTGCTATAGTCTTCATCGACGAAGTGGACATGATAGCTAGGGCCAGGAGCTTCAACGAGTGGAGGAACGCGCTCACCCAACTCCTCACTGAGATGGACGGGCTCAGGAACTTCAGCGACATCATAGTGGTCGGAGCTACAAATAGGCCTTGGGATCTCGACCCCGCCATCTTGAGGCCGGGGAGGTTCGATAAGGTCATCTACGTCCCTCCACCAGACGAGGAGGGTAGGTTTAAGGTGCTCAAGGTGCTGATCAAGGGCCTAGAAGTTGACGACGAGACGCTTAGGGAACTGGCTAGGGCAACCCAGCTCTACACTCCTTCCGACCTAAAGCTTGTCGTGGAGGAAGTGAAGAGAGACCTACTGAGGGAGTCAGTCGAGACCGGGACTCTAAGGACGAGGGTCACAATGGACGACTTTAGGAAGGTACTTTCCAGGGTAAAGCCATCAGTGACGCAAGAACAGCTTAAGATGTACGAGAACTTCACGAAGAGGTAA
- a CDS encoding hydantoinase B/oxoprolinase family protein produces the protein MRWELVHRASVYIAEEMGASLKRSAFSPNIRERMDHSCAIVDEDGKIVAQAEHIPVHLGSFKVGVQNVLSFLEREGMELEDGDMVVFNDPYISGTHLNDVGLLAPIFHRGKLVGYVVNKAHHVDVGGPMPGSLNPFARTIYEEGVVIPPTKLVKRGEVNKEVISFVRENFKVPDFSVGDLNAQIASNKVGIARVRELFSKYENVKESWEASISYGREMALSRIREWRKGRFEAEDVLEWGQGFLRIRLSLEVREDGVVADFTGTDKQVEGPLNAVLGVTYSAVSFAVRSMVGEVPTNEGFYSVVKVVAEEGSLLNPRKPSAVGGGNVETSQRVADVTFLALSKALPGRVPAASSGTMMNVMLGGMWNGRFWSYYETIGGGSGARPFKDGVSAVQNNMTNTLNTPIEVAEKNYPLLFTSYRVREGSGGKGKYRGGDGIVRSFKVLERTTMSLIADRFVKGPWGLEGGEAGKQGRAVIRRKDKVDEMPGKFTVTLEPGDEVVLESPGGGGYGKPCS, from the coding sequence ATGAGGTGGGAGCTGGTTCACAGGGCCTCAGTGTACATAGCTGAGGAAATGGGAGCCTCGCTAAAGAGATCAGCGTTCTCCCCAAACATCAGGGAAAGGATGGACCACAGTTGCGCAATTGTGGACGAGGATGGTAAGATAGTCGCGCAGGCAGAGCACATACCGGTGCACTTGGGCTCGTTCAAGGTGGGCGTGCAGAACGTCCTCTCCTTCCTTGAGAGGGAGGGTATGGAGCTGGAGGACGGGGACATGGTGGTGTTTAACGACCCTTACATCTCAGGGACCCACTTAAACGACGTAGGTCTCTTGGCCCCCATCTTTCACCGGGGGAAGTTAGTAGGGTACGTAGTCAACAAGGCCCACCACGTAGACGTTGGTGGACCCATGCCCGGTAGTCTCAACCCATTCGCTAGGACAATATACGAGGAGGGCGTCGTTATACCACCAACCAAGCTGGTAAAGAGGGGGGAGGTCAACAAGGAGGTGATCTCGTTCGTTAGGGAGAACTTCAAGGTCCCGGACTTCTCAGTTGGCGACCTAAACGCCCAGATAGCGTCTAACAAGGTCGGGATAGCCAGGGTAAGAGAGTTATTCTCGAAATACGAAAACGTGAAGGAAAGCTGGGAGGCCTCGATAAGCTACGGCAGGGAGATGGCGTTGTCGAGGATAAGGGAGTGGAGGAAGGGGAGGTTTGAAGCCGAGGACGTCCTAGAGTGGGGCCAAGGCTTCCTGAGGATAAGGCTTAGCCTAGAGGTGAGGGAGGACGGAGTGGTAGCGGACTTCACTGGGACAGACAAGCAGGTGGAGGGACCGTTAAACGCCGTCCTAGGCGTCACTTACTCCGCAGTTTCCTTTGCAGTTAGGTCAATGGTAGGAGAAGTCCCCACTAACGAGGGTTTCTACTCCGTTGTTAAGGTTGTGGCGGAGGAGGGTAGCCTCCTGAACCCGAGGAAGCCATCGGCAGTGGGAGGGGGAAACGTAGAGACCTCCCAGAGGGTAGCCGACGTCACTTTCCTAGCCCTGTCAAAGGCACTCCCAGGAAGAGTGCCCGCAGCCAGCTCCGGGACCATGATGAACGTTATGCTCGGCGGGATGTGGAACGGGAGGTTCTGGTCGTACTACGAGACAATAGGGGGTGGCAGTGGGGCTAGGCCCTTCAAGGACGGAGTATCAGCTGTGCAGAACAACATGACAAACACGTTAAACACGCCAATAGAAGTTGCAGAGAAGAACTACCCACTGCTCTTCACCTCCTACCGCGTAAGGGAGGGAAGCGGCGGTAAGGGAAAATACAGGGGAGGGGACGGAATAGTGAGGAGCTTCAAGGTATTAGAGAGGACAACCATGTCCTTGATTGCTGATAGATTTGTGAAGGGGCCGTGGGGCCTAGAAGGAGGAGAAGCGGGAAAGCAGGGAAGGGCGGTCATAAGGAGGAAGGATAAGGTAGACGAAATGCCCGGCAAGTTCACGGTAACTCTGGAACCGGGGGACGAGGTAGTCCTGGAGTCGCCAGGAGGAGGAGGGTACGGTAAGCCTTGTTCCTAA
- a CDS encoding hydantoinase/oxoprolinase family protein codes for MRLAVDIGGTFTDLVYVDDDGNVRFYKLSSTPKAPEEGLLQGIEEMGVKLTEVVHATTVATNALLGQINLELSPVALMTTKGFKDVIEIGRQNRPELYNPYFERPKPLVPRELRLEVEERVNAEGKVLVPLNEREAEELAKEASKVAIALAISFLHSYTNPKNEVKAKKIAEKYFKYVSVSSEVAPEPREYERTSTTVVNAVLMPIVSRYLNALEGVMAKYNAKLYVMASSGGLVDSSEASKRPIQIIESGPAAGLVGVQAFSRELGIDNAISFDMGGTTAKAGTVINGEVNVTTEYEVGGRTHYGRIVKGSGYPVRFPFVDLVEVSAGGGTIIWRDEAGALRVGPTSAGADPGPMSYGKGGKSPTLTDANLVLGRIGERLLSGQMTLRKDLALMGLSALGDPEEVALNALRLAVLEMARAIRLVTVERGIDPSTMTLFAFGGAGPQFALEIAEELGIRQVIVPPQPGLFSAMGMLFADKKFEARKSFPNDLERDFQELERELAKRLGEVDYFLRYADVRYEGQGWELTVQINDVNKLKEEFERKHESTYGFKLDRPIEVVTIRVFAVRRTRRPRMPDPPTYCTPSVSSREVMFDSWQEVPVYVRETLPMGFEIEGPAVIEEYSSTTVLRPGWRARVEKMGALRCWR; via the coding sequence GTGAGGCTTGCAGTAGACATAGGCGGGACATTTACAGACCTAGTCTACGTTGACGACGACGGTAACGTGAGGTTTTACAAGCTCTCTAGCACGCCCAAGGCCCCTGAGGAAGGCCTGCTCCAAGGGATAGAGGAGATGGGCGTGAAGCTCACGGAAGTAGTCCACGCTACCACCGTAGCTACAAATGCCCTTCTAGGGCAAATCAACTTGGAGTTGTCCCCAGTTGCCTTGATGACTACAAAGGGCTTCAAGGACGTAATAGAGATAGGCAGGCAAAACAGGCCAGAGCTCTACAACCCGTACTTCGAGAGACCCAAGCCACTCGTCCCAAGGGAGTTGAGGTTGGAAGTGGAGGAAAGGGTGAACGCAGAGGGCAAGGTGCTTGTCCCCTTGAACGAGAGGGAGGCCGAGGAGCTAGCAAAGGAAGCGTCAAAGGTCGCTATAGCCTTAGCCATTTCTTTCCTTCACTCCTACACTAATCCTAAAAACGAAGTCAAGGCTAAGAAAATAGCCGAGAAGTACTTTAAGTACGTGAGCGTCTCGAGCGAAGTAGCCCCTGAACCCAGGGAGTACGAGAGGACGTCCACGACGGTAGTCAACGCAGTGCTAATGCCAATAGTGTCGAGGTACTTAAACGCGTTGGAGGGAGTAATGGCAAAGTACAACGCTAAGCTCTACGTCATGGCGAGCTCGGGCGGGCTAGTGGACTCCAGCGAGGCCTCCAAGAGGCCAATACAGATCATAGAGTCTGGCCCCGCCGCGGGGCTTGTGGGAGTTCAAGCTTTCTCCAGGGAGTTGGGAATCGACAACGCCATAAGCTTCGACATGGGGGGTACCACTGCCAAGGCTGGGACAGTGATAAATGGCGAGGTCAACGTTACTACTGAGTACGAGGTCGGGGGGAGGACCCACTACGGCAGGATAGTCAAGGGCTCCGGCTACCCAGTTAGGTTTCCCTTCGTGGACTTGGTGGAAGTCTCAGCGGGCGGCGGTACTATCATATGGAGGGACGAGGCTGGGGCTTTAAGGGTAGGCCCAACGAGCGCTGGCGCAGACCCAGGCCCAATGAGCTACGGTAAGGGAGGGAAGAGCCCTACCTTGACTGACGCCAACCTAGTTTTAGGGAGGATAGGGGAGAGGTTGCTCTCAGGGCAGATGACGTTGAGGAAGGACTTGGCCCTAATGGGGCTCTCAGCCCTAGGAGACCCAGAGGAGGTCGCTTTGAACGCCTTGAGGCTTGCAGTACTGGAAATGGCCAGGGCGATAAGGCTGGTAACAGTGGAGAGGGGGATCGACCCATCCACCATGACGCTCTTCGCCTTTGGTGGCGCAGGGCCACAGTTCGCGCTGGAAATAGCTGAGGAGCTGGGGATAAGGCAAGTAATAGTCCCACCCCAGCCTGGCCTCTTCAGCGCAATGGGTATGCTCTTCGCCGACAAGAAGTTCGAGGCCCGGAAGTCCTTTCCAAATGATCTGGAGAGGGACTTCCAAGAGCTAGAGAGGGAGCTGGCAAAGAGGCTCGGGGAAGTGGACTACTTCCTGAGGTACGCTGACGTGAGGTACGAGGGGCAGGGGTGGGAGCTCACAGTCCAAATCAATGACGTGAACAAGCTCAAGGAGGAGTTCGAGAGGAAACACGAGTCTACGTACGGGTTTAAGCTAGACAGGCCGATAGAGGTGGTGACCATAAGGGTATTCGCTGTGAGGAGGACGAGGAGGCCGAGAATGCCAGACCCTCCCACTTACTGTACGCCTTCAGTAAGTAGCCGTGAGGTGATGTTCGACTCCTGGCAGGAGGTCCCGGTTTACGTAAGGGAAACGTTGCCCATGGGCTTTGAAATTGAGGGGCCTGCAGTCATCGAGGAGTACAGCTCGACCACCGTCCTGAGGCCAGGGTGGAGGGCTAGGGTAGAGAAGATGGGGGCTCTGAGGTGTTGGAGATGA